The following coding sequences lie in one Haematobia irritans isolate KBUSLIRL chromosome 3, ASM5000362v1, whole genome shotgun sequence genomic window:
- the Rrp45 gene encoding exosome complex component Rrp45: MKETLSNCEKNFIVQAIKQNQRLDGRKTDEFRSVKIHFGADWGSVLVALGETKVLAQVSSELGEPKATRPNEGMFHINVELGPMAAPHFEAGRNCELTVQLNRTLERTFKDSKCVDLESLCIMAEERVWILRVDLNVLNHEGNLIDCCSIAVLCALMHFRRPEVSIVEDDVVIHTEAEKDALPMVMHHYPVCVSYCTFDEGRIAVADPTVIEERTSDSQMIFGINSFRELCCINLGGSSLTSSALLLQCSKRAAHQAKYVVELVKTALESDIAEREARCNVGFTECLKKNTITSLAEDRLILKLRNFTFNENECLGETMDTFMENESKIQDTSECMEAVDTNKWNIEDSEDGSMNMSQETDVSNVDCNNKDLVEKVHKSSNEKIKSGKNTHQSDSEEEEQIVL; encoded by the exons ATGAAGGAGACTTTATCCAATTGTGAAAAGAATTTCATCGTTCAAGCCATTAAACAAAACCAG CGTTTAGATGGTCGAAAAACGGATGAGTTCCGAagcgtaaaaatacattttggtgCAGATTGGGGTAGTGTTCTTGTGGCACTGGGAGAAACTAAAGTTTTAGCACAGGTGTCCAGTGAACTTGGGGAACCGAAAGCCACTCGGCCAAATGAGGGCATGTTCCACATAAATGTCGAATTGGGCCCAATGGCAGCACCACATTTTGAAGCTGGTCGAAATTGCGAATTGACAGTACAACTTAATAGGACTTTGGAAAGAACCTTCAAAGATTCAAAATGTGTCGATTTGGAATCATTATGTATAATGGCTGAAGAACGTGTTTGGATATTGCGGGTTGATCTGAATGTTTTAAATCACGAGGGTAATCTTATTGATTGTTGCTCCATTGCCGTCCTATGTGCCCTCATGCATTTCAGAAGACCAGAAGTTAGTATAGTAGAAGATGATGTGGTGATACACACAGAAGCCGAGAAGGACGCTTTACCAATGGTTATGCACCATTATCCAGTTTGTGTGAGCTATTGTACATTCGACGAAGGTCGGATTGCGGTAGCAGATCCCACAGTTATTGAAGAACGTACCAGCGACTCACAGATGATATTTGGCATAAACTCTTTTAGAGAATTGTGTTGCATCAATCTGGGAGGTTCTTCATTAACAAGCTCGGCTCTTCTATTACAATGTTCTAAACGAGCTGCCCATCAAGCTAAATATGTTGTCGAATTAGTAAAAACTGCTCTTGAATCCGATATAGCAGAAAGAGAGGCACGTTGCAATGTTGGTTTTACCGAATGTTTAAAGAAGAATACTATAACGAGTTTAGCGGAAGACCGGCTAAtcctcaagttgagaaattttactttcaacgAGAATGAGTGCCTTGGAGAAACCATGGATACATTTATGGAGAATGAATCGAAAATACAAG ATACCTCAGAGTGTATGGAAGCAGTCGATACCAACAAATGGAATATCGAAGACAGTGAAGATGGCAGTATGAATATGTCGCAGGAAACTGATGTGAGCAATGTTGATTGCAATAATAAAGACTTAGTAGAAAAAGTACATAAAAGttcaaacgaaaaaataaaatcaggGAAAA ATACCCATCAAAGTGATTCCGAAGAAGAGGAAcaaatagttttataa
- the Sap30 gene encoding SIN3-associated polypeptide 30, with product MNNGFSTEEDSRGGHADQTCCLIDDTERCRNPAGNASYSKRIQKTSKDKRLKLSSDPTSQHIYICDYHKDRIQSARSKRRRKESEEDDSNDTDIDLPEVDLYQLQVNTLRRYKRHYKLQTRPGMKRAQLADSIMKHFKTIPIKEKEIITYFVYMVKTNSNKLDLKNGLSNDTT from the exons ATGAACAACGGCTTTTCAACAGAGGAAGATTCGAGAGGTGGTCATGCAGACCAGACGTGTTGTTTGATTGATGATACGGAGAGATGTCGAAATCCCGCCGGAAATGCCAGCTACTCTAAAAGGATTCAGAAAACAAGTAAAGATAAACGCCTAAAATTGAGTAGTGATCCCACATCTCAGCATATATACATATGCGATTATCACAAAGATAGAATTCAATCGGCACGTTCCAAACGACGACGCAAAGAGTCTGAAGAAGATGACAGTAATGACACCGATATTGACCTACCAGAAGTCGATCTGTATCAATTGCAAGTGAACACATTACGACGCTACAAGAGACATTACAAGCTACAGACAAGACCTGGTATGAAACGAGCACAACTGGCTGAC TCGATTATGAAACATTTCAAAACTATACCTATAAAGGAGAAGGAAATAATAACGTATTTTGTGTACATGGTCAAGACAAATTCCAACAAACTAGACCTAAAGAATGGATTAAGTAATGACACAACTTGA